The Globicephala melas chromosome 13, mGloMel1.2, whole genome shotgun sequence genome includes a region encoding these proteins:
- the HPD gene encoding 4-hydroxyphenylpyruvate dioxygenase, which produces MGFEPLAYKGLETGSRETVSHVIKQGKIVFIFSSALNPWNKEMGDHLVKHGDGVKDIAFEVEDCDYIVQKARERGAKIVREPWVEQDKFGKVKFAVLQTYGDTTHTLVEKMNYTGWFLPGFEAPAFVDPLLSKLPNCSLERIDHIVGNQPDQEMLSASEWYLKNLQFHRFWSVDDTQVHTEYSSLRSIVVANYEESIKMPINEPAPGRKKSQIQEYVDYNGGAGVQHIALKTEDIITAIRHLRERGMEFLAVPSTYYKQLREKLKSAKIRVKENIDVLEELKILVDYDEKGYLLQIFTKPMQDRPTLFLEVIQRYNHQGFGAGNFNSLFKAFEEEQDLRGNLTDMETNGTVPGM; this is translated from the exons ATGGGCTTTGAACCCCTAGCCTACAAGGGCCTGGAGACAGGTTCCCGGGAGACAGTCAGCCACGTGATCAAGCAAGGGAAG ATTGTGTTCATCTTCTCCTCTGCCCTCAACCCCTGGAACAAAG AGATGGGCGATCACCTGGTGAAACATGGCGACGGAGTGAAGGACATTGCCTTCGAGGTGGAGGACTGTGACTACATCGTGCAG AAAGCCCGGGAACGAGGCGCCAAGATCGTGCGGGAACCCTGGGTAGAGCAAGATAAGTTTGGGAAGGTGAAGTTTGCTGTGCTGCAGACG TATGGGGACACTACGCACACCCTGGTGGAGAAGATGAACTACACCGGCTGGTTCCTGCCTGGATTCGAGGCCCCAGCATTCGTCGACCCCCTACTTTCCAAGCT gcccaACTGCAGTCTCGAGAGAATTGATCACATTGTGGGAAACCAGCCTGATCAGGAGATGCTGTCTGCCTCAGAATG GTACCTGAAGAACCTGCAGTTCCACCGTTTCTGGTCCGTGGATGACACGCAGGTGCACACGGAGTACAGCTCTCTGCGGTCCATCGTGGTGGCCAATTACGAGGAGTCCATCAAAATGCCCATTAACGAGCCAGCGCCGGGCAGGAAGAAGTCCCAGATCCAG GAATATGTGGACTATAACGGGGGCGCTGGGGTCCAGCACATCGCTCTCAAGACTGAAGACATCATCACAGCG ATTCGCCActtgagagagagaggcatggagtTTTTGGCTGTTCCGTCCACATACTACAAACAACTGCGGGAGAAGCTCAAGTCGGCCAAGATCCGGGTGAAGGAGAATATTGACGTTCTGGAG GAGCTGAAAATCCTGGTGGACTACGACGAGAAAGGCTACCTCCTGCAGATTTTCACCAAGCCCATGCAGGACCGGCCCACGCTCTTCCTGGAAGTCATTCAGCGCTACAACCACCAG GGTTTTGGAGCCGGCAACTTCAACTCACTGTTCAAGGCCTTCGAGGAGGAGCAGGACCTGCGGGGCAACCTCACCGACATGGAGACCAACGGGACTGTGCCCGGCATGTAG